A genomic window from Xyrauchen texanus isolate HMW12.3.18 chromosome 15, RBS_HiC_50CHRs, whole genome shotgun sequence includes:
- the LOC127656177 gene encoding protein rapunzel-like translates to MAEQLQKLVAQKKDVVETVMEVFEQGAEVVASIAGDLFPVFSIAAPIVKLALDNVESKEAVYMKEQFQKVRDRLEVVSEEIQQINEEIKKSGVDATYFSVEENMTNQFRKFMDLLNAKPKFREVRKNEFLKHFARVDGDKNLHILYNAVTGDNFSGESVLEIILNYEQKSRRVVEDFCARLKKLFCIGLIPFLGYTALKGDDEEKVLQEWNENLKVVQSKMNVVIEDCINSFPAQSELDSKRIVRDHCDKSNQQLADMIVEHHKKKYDWVCWSVRIFNSPTGLFTKKKDFQCLAGKSRCQVQASDEKLNVVISYSSSPEPVDKALIQNLISEQKNPKVIAVTEQLFQTIPLCVVHTVKTKCKDMGFSCSFSDELHYYEVFKNFYVFLHSA, encoded by the coding sequence ATGGCTGAGCAGCTACAAAAGCTTGTTGCACAGAAGAAGGATGTTGTCGAGACTGTCATGGAAGTTTTTGAGCAGGGCGCTGAAGTGGTGGCCAGCATTGCTGGAGATCTGTTCCCTGTTTTCTCCATCGCAGCTCCTATTGTGAAGCTGGCGTTGGATAACGTGGAAAGCAAAGAAGCCGTGTACATGAAGGAGCAGTTCCAGAAGGTACGAGACCGCCTGGAAGTCGTTTCTGAGGAGATTCAGCAGATAAACGAGGAGATCAAGAAAAGCGGGGTAGATGCTACCTACTTTTCAGTGGAGGAGAACATGACCAACCAATTCCGCAAATTTATGGACCTCCTTAATGCAAAGCCTAAATTCAGAGAAGTCAGGAAAAACGAGTTCCTGAAGCACTTTGCTAGGGTAGATGGTGACAAAAACTTGCACATTCTGTATAATGCTGTAACAGGAGATAACTTTTCTGGAGAGTCTGTGCTGGAGATCATTCTGAATTATGAGCAGAAAAGCCGCAGAGTGGTGGAGGATTTCTGCGCTAGACTGAAGAAACTGTTTTGCATTGGTTTGATCCCCTTTCTTGGATACACAGCACTTAAAGGAGATGATGAAGAAAAGGTGCTTCAAGAGTGGAATGAAAACTTGAAAGTAGTCCAGTCAAAAATGAACGTCGTTATTGAAGACTGCATCAACAGCTTCCCGGCGCAGTCCGAGTTGGATTCCAAACGTATCGTGAGAGACCACTGCGACAAGAGCAACCAGCAACTGGCTGACATGATCGTAGAGCACCATAAAAAGAAGTACGACTGGGTGTGCTGGTCAGTCCGCATCTTTAACTCACCCACAGGCCTGTTCACCAAAAAGAAAGACTTCCAGTGTTTGGCAGGAAAGAGTCGGTGTCAGGTGCAGGCATCAGATGAGAAGCTAAATGTTGTGATTTCCTACAGCTCCTCGCCTGAACCCGTTGATAAAGCCCTGATACAGAACCTGATCTCGGAACAGAAGAATCCCAAGGTGATAGCTGTAACGGAGCAGCTTTTTCAGACAATTCCCCTCTGCGTGGTCCATACAGTCAAGACCAAATGTAAAGACATGGGCTTCTCCTGTAGCTTTTCTGATGAGCTGCACTACTATGAAGTGTTTAAGAACTTCTATGTCTTTCTTCATTCTGCTTAA